A single genomic interval of Rhodanobacteraceae bacterium harbors:
- a CDS encoding DUF4124 domain-containing protein: MRALIALLLLLAGAVHAGGVYTWTDERGVVHYTDRPIGPEQAEQVKGMDIGPEAAAKPRRVKVSAEALQGTWCAFAMVSAAGTGSTIAERIEWTFNRSTLDYLDLDSQLKINARFKLEDGSINTDKAIMGNHRIRSFGDDQMELGDDAIYTRLRRGNC, from the coding sequence TTGCGTGCACTGATCGCACTACTGCTGCTGCTCGCCGGCGCCGTCCACGCGGGCGGCGTCTACACCTGGACCGACGAGCGTGGCGTGGTCCATTACACCGACCGCCCGATCGGACCAGAGCAGGCGGAACAGGTCAAGGGCATGGACATCGGGCCCGAAGCGGCTGCGAAGCCCAGGCGGGTAAAGGTCAGTGCCGAGGCGCTGCAAGGCACCTGGTGCGCGTTCGCAATGGTGTCTGCCGCCGGCACCGGGTCCACCATTGCCGAAAGGATCGAATGGACCTTCAACCGCAGCACGCTCGACTATCTGGATCTGGATTCACAACTCAAGATCAACGCCAGGTTCAAGCTTGAGGACGGCAGCATCAACACCGACAAGGCGATCATGGGCAATCATCGGATCCGCAGTTTCGGCGATGACCAGATGGAACTGGGCGACGATGCCATCTACACCCGCTTGCGCCGCGGCAACTGCTGA
- a CDS encoding multidrug efflux SMR transporter, protein MAWTWLFLAAAFEICWALAMKSSLGFTRPWPTLAFVLCAAASLGFLGLAARHLPIGLAYAVWTGIGACGVTLIAAVVHGESLSALQLGCIGLILIGVIGLKLGS, encoded by the coding sequence ATGGCCTGGACCTGGCTGTTTCTGGCGGCGGCTTTCGAGATCTGCTGGGCTCTGGCGATGAAATCATCGCTGGGTTTCACCCGACCCTGGCCGACGCTGGCCTTTGTGCTCTGCGCCGCTGCCAGTCTGGGCTTTCTCGGCCTTGCGGCCCGCCATCTGCCGATCGGGCTGGCCTATGCGGTCTGGACCGGCATCGGCGCCTGCGGCGTCACCCTGATCGCCGCCGTCGTCCACGGTGAGAGCTTGAGCGCGCTGCAGCTGGGGTGCATCGGCCTGATCCTGATCGGCGTGATCGGACTCAAACTCGGTTCCTGA
- a CDS encoding DNA primase, which translates to MSGLIPESFIDELLQRADIVDVIGARVQLKRAGKEYQARCPFHDERSPSFTVVPQKQFYHCFGCGAHGSALKFLMEYEGVSFPDAVEQLAAQVGLQVPRDASRAGPDDKLAPLYAVLAEATAWFREQLTLNERAQAYFERRGVGAEMIERYALGYAPDSWDGLGQKLGRGADRMKLLAAAGLLSQRDNGHSYDKFRDRVMFPIHDRRGRPIAFGGRILDQGEPKYLNSPETALFHKGRELYGLWQARQSAQKLKRLIVVEGYMDVIGLAQHGVEEAVATLGTATTKEHAELLFRNAEDVIFCFDGDRAGRQAAWRALESTLPRLTDGRQAYFQFLPEGEDPDTLVRKEGAEGFRARVLEAMPLSDYFFDTLTREIDMGSIDGRARLAARAQPLIEQMPDGAFRDLMREALAERSGARRVVPPAQAPAPPPRASRQVVQRTLVRSALALLLARPQLLAEIEVPVGLDQVQKPGADILREMLAVIRDRPQIAGVELVDHFSDKPTRDALTRLLSAELPGNEVGWAEDLQNALVQLIVQSEAERRRLLEAKAKAGEPLSAAEKKELLALMAKRR; encoded by the coding sequence ATGTCCGGCCTGATCCCCGAAAGCTTCATCGACGAATTGCTGCAGCGCGCCGACATCGTCGACGTCATCGGCGCGCGCGTGCAGTTGAAACGGGCTGGCAAGGAATATCAGGCGCGCTGCCCCTTCCACGACGAGCGTTCGCCCTCGTTCACGGTGGTGCCGCAGAAGCAGTTCTATCACTGCTTCGGCTGCGGTGCTCACGGCAGCGCGCTCAAGTTTCTGATGGAGTACGAGGGCGTCAGCTTTCCGGACGCGGTCGAGCAACTGGCGGCGCAGGTCGGCCTGCAGGTGCCGCGCGATGCCAGCCGCGCCGGACCCGACGACAAGCTGGCCCCGCTGTACGCGGTGCTGGCCGAGGCGACGGCCTGGTTCCGCGAACAGCTCACGTTGAACGAGCGCGCCCAGGCCTATTTCGAGCGTCGCGGCGTCGGCGCCGAGATGATCGAACGCTATGCGCTGGGTTACGCGCCCGACAGCTGGGACGGCCTCGGCCAGAAGCTGGGGCGCGGTGCCGATCGGATGAAACTGCTGGCAGCCGCCGGACTGCTCTCCCAGCGTGACAACGGCCACAGCTACGACAAGTTCCGCGATCGGGTGATGTTTCCCATCCACGATCGCCGCGGCCGGCCCATCGCGTTTGGCGGACGCATCCTCGATCAGGGCGAGCCCAAATACCTGAATTCCCCGGAGACTGCGCTGTTCCACAAGGGCCGTGAGCTCTATGGCCTGTGGCAGGCGCGCCAGAGCGCGCAGAAACTGAAACGCCTGATCGTGGTGGAGGGCTACATGGACGTCATCGGCCTCGCTCAGCATGGCGTCGAAGAGGCCGTCGCCACGCTGGGGACGGCGACGACCAAGGAGCACGCTGAACTGCTGTTCCGCAATGCCGAGGATGTGATCTTCTGCTTCGACGGCGATCGTGCCGGCCGTCAGGCCGCGTGGCGCGCACTGGAATCGACCCTGCCGCGCCTGACCGATGGGCGTCAGGCCTATTTCCAGTTTCTGCCCGAGGGCGAAGATCCCGACACCCTGGTGCGCAAGGAGGGCGCCGAGGGCTTCCGCGCCCGCGTGCTCGAAGCCATGCCGCTGTCGGACTATTTCTTCGACACACTGACCCGCGAGATCGACATGGGTTCAATCGACGGCCGCGCCCGGCTGGCTGCGCGCGCGCAACCGCTGATCGAGCAGATGCCCGATGGCGCCTTTCGCGATCTGATGCGCGAGGCGCTGGCCGAACGCAGTGGCGCCCGACGGGTGGTGCCGCCCGCCCAGGCGCCGGCGCCACCGCCGCGCGCCAGTCGTCAGGTGGTACAGCGCACGCTGGTGCGCAGCGCGCTGGCGCTGCTGCTGGCCAGACCGCAGTTGCTGGCGGAAATCGAGGTTCCAGTGGGTCTGGATCAGGTGCAAAAGCCCGGGGCCGACATCCTGCGGGAAATGCTCGCCGTGATCCGCGACAGGCCCCAGATTGCCGGCGTGGAACTGGTCGATCACTTCAGCGACAAGCCCACCCGCGATGCGCTGACCAGGCTGCTCAGTGCCGAACTGCCTGGCAATGAAGTGGGCTGGGCCGAAGATCTGCAGAACGCGCTGGTGCAACTGATCGTGCAGAGCGAAGCCGAACGCCGGCGTCTGCTCGAAGCCAAGGCCAAGGCCGGCGAACCGCTGAGCGCCGCCGAGAAGAAGGAACTGCTGGCGCTGATGGCGAAGCGGCGCTGA
- a CDS encoding IS1634 family transposase, whose protein sequence is MFTRISRSGGRAYLQLVEAFRNDKGEPRQRLVANLGRLDQLRPKDLDPLITGLQRALGRTPAALPQVEFVGARAMGDVYALHALWRELGLDGAVSRAMRSSYRRFDATAMVRAMVFNRLCEPESKLGVLRWLDTVAIPEQPEQVSHDHLLRAMDALMDRAGAVEDAVAKQLRPLLDDEMSVVFYDLTTVRISGTGTVADDVRAHGMNKETGGIARQFVLGVIQTREGLPIAHQVHAGNIGEVTTLLPMIEATIKRYRLKRVILIADRGLLSLDNLTAVESLKSASGEPIEYVLAVPGRRYGEFAELVGAVSFAEGVGETRWQERRLVLAHDADRAQEQRLAREVAIAALEAEGDRLATRLDAQDQGQPQRGRRSNDRRAYLKFSEMIKAARLSRIVKADLQAERFSYTVDAAAKQAAETLDGKLLLVTNTDLPAATVIERYKALADIERGFRVLKSDIEIAPVHHRLPERIRAHALICFLALLLHRVLRMRLKATASPLSPQRALALLRQIQQLHVTVDQQPTTRTSQINPEQRGILQQLKLPLPEINASL, encoded by the coding sequence ATGTTCACGCGCATATCCCGATCTGGCGGTCGCGCCTACCTGCAATTGGTAGAGGCTTTCCGTAATGACAAGGGCGAGCCTCGCCAGCGGCTGGTGGCGAACCTCGGGCGCCTCGATCAGTTGCGACCGAAGGATCTCGATCCACTGATCACGGGCCTGCAGCGTGCCCTCGGGCGCACGCCGGCGGCATTGCCGCAGGTGGAGTTTGTCGGCGCCAGGGCCATGGGCGACGTCTACGCGCTGCACGCGCTGTGGCGCGAACTTGGGCTCGATGGCGCCGTGTCTCGTGCAATGCGCTCGTCTTATCGCCGTTTCGACGCCACCGCCATGGTTCGCGCCATGGTTTTCAATCGCCTGTGCGAACCTGAGTCCAAGCTCGGCGTGCTGCGCTGGCTGGATACCGTTGCCATCCCGGAGCAACCCGAGCAGGTGAGCCACGATCATCTGCTGCGCGCCATGGATGCGCTGATGGATCGGGCCGGCGCGGTCGAGGATGCAGTGGCGAAGCAGTTGCGGCCGTTGCTCGACGACGAGATGTCGGTGGTCTTCTACGACCTGACCACGGTGCGCATCAGCGGCACCGGAACCGTCGCTGACGATGTGCGCGCCCACGGGATGAACAAGGAGACCGGTGGCATCGCCCGGCAGTTCGTACTCGGCGTGATCCAGACTCGCGAAGGTCTGCCGATTGCGCATCAGGTGCACGCCGGCAATATCGGCGAGGTGACCACGCTGCTGCCGATGATTGAGGCCACGATCAAGCGCTACCGCCTCAAGCGCGTGATCCTGATCGCGGATCGCGGCCTGCTGAGTCTGGACAATCTGACTGCAGTCGAGAGCCTCAAGAGCGCCAGCGGCGAGCCGATCGAATACGTGCTGGCGGTGCCGGGCCGGCGCTACGGGGAGTTCGCCGAGTTGGTCGGGGCAGTGAGCTTTGCAGAGGGTGTGGGCGAAACCCGCTGGCAAGAACGACGCCTGGTGCTGGCGCATGACGCCGACCGTGCGCAAGAACAGCGCCTGGCGCGTGAGGTCGCCATCGCAGCGTTGGAGGCCGAAGGCGATCGCCTGGCAACCCGCCTGGATGCGCAAGACCAAGGCCAGCCGCAGCGCGGGCGTCGATCCAACGACCGACGGGCGTATCTCAAGTTCTCCGAAATGATCAAAGCGGCGCGTCTGTCGCGCATCGTGAAAGCTGATCTGCAGGCCGAGCGCTTCAGCTACACCGTCGATGCCGCAGCCAAACAAGCGGCCGAAACCCTGGACGGCAAACTGCTGCTGGTCACCAACACCGATCTACCAGCCGCCACCGTGATCGAGCGCTACAAGGCGCTGGCCGACATTGAGCGCGGCTTCCGAGTGCTCAAGAGCGACATCGAGATCGCGCCCGTGCACCACCGCCTGCCAGAGCGGATCCGAGCCCATGCACTGATCTGCTTTCTGGCCTTGCTCCTGCATCGCGTGCTGCGAATGCGGCTCAAGGCGACGGCCAGCCCACTCTCCCCGCAGCGCGCCCTGGCGCTGCTGCGTCAAATCCAGCAACTGCACGTGACGGTGGACCAGCAACCCACCACCCGTACCAGCCAAATCAACCCCGAGCAGCGTGGCATCCTGCAGCAGCTAAAACTGCCGTTACCCGAGATCAACGCGTCGTTGTAG
- a CDS encoding gamma carbonic anhydrase family protein — translation MAIRPFVKHHPKLGQRVFVDESAQLIGKVEVGDDVSIWPLAVVRGDVNTIRIGARTNVQDNSVLHVTHDGRYTPGGSPLVIGADVTVGHGVILHACTIEDACLIGMGAVVLDKAVIGKHSLIGAGAVVAPGKVVEPGSLWVGNPARFIRKLTETEIESLYYSAENYRKLKDEYLGG, via the coding sequence ATGGCGATCCGACCCTTCGTGAAACACCATCCCAAACTCGGCCAGCGCGTCTTTGTGGATGAATCGGCGCAACTGATCGGCAAGGTGGAGGTCGGTGACGATGTCTCGATCTGGCCGCTGGCGGTGGTGCGCGGCGACGTCAACACCATCCGCATCGGCGCGCGCACCAATGTGCAGGACAATTCAGTGCTGCACGTCACCCACGATGGCCGCTACACGCCGGGCGGATCACCACTGGTGATTGGCGCTGACGTCACCGTCGGCCACGGCGTGATCCTGCATGCCTGCACCATCGAGGACGCCTGCCTGATCGGCATGGGCGCGGTGGTGCTGGACAAGGCCGTCATCGGCAAGCACTCACTGATCGGCGCCGGCGCCGTCGTCGCCCCCGGCAAGGTGGTCGAGCCCGGCTCACTGTGGGTGGGCAACCCGGCCCGCTTCATCCGCAAGCTCACCGAGACCGAGATCGAATCGCTGTACTACTCGGCCGAGAACTATCGCAAGCTAAAGGATGAGTACTTGGGGGGCTAG